A genome region from Sphingorhabdus sp. SMR4y includes the following:
- a CDS encoding [protein-PII] uridylyltransferase — translation MNIRADIPAAPADPAKRIVRQRDIINRRELAEEVDALIAEHGMPKARQKILPVLQEALASGRAEISERLLKKPSAGHEMAAAQSFLVDQLVRLIHDIAVYHQYPVSNPSSGERIAVMAVGGYGRGEMAPHSDVDIAFLTPHKTNSWTEQAVEAMLYWLWDLGFKVGQSSRSIDEMVRMAKEDLSIRTALLEGRYIWGDTGVYEEAKQRFFSDVVAGTDSVFVSEKLAERDARHVKMGDSRYVVEPNVKEGKGGLRDLQTLYWIGKYIHRVTSAEQLVDVGLLTADEFKRFRKAANFLWAVRCHMHDITGRAEDRLTFDLQPEVARRMRFADRPGKSSVERFMQYYFLNAKVVGNLTGVFLAHLDETHNAGVRRFLPSLTRKPKKLKGFVLDRGRLALPRDEFFEEDPLRLLEIFWLADKYELEVHPMAMRAARRDAKLIDNKVRKNARANKLFLDVLCSPRDPELVLRWMNEAAIFGRFIPDFGRVVAQMQFDMYHHYTVDEHTIRAIGLLAKIGRGDLADDHPNSTATMEKLQNRRVIFVATLLHDIAKGRGGDHSVLGAEVAMKLCPRLGLKPHETELVAWLVRNHLLMSAVAFKRDLSDFKTIQDFASQVKSVERLRQLTVLTVVDIRAVGPGVWNSWKRQLLTDLFEAAQEMLLLGHKQRGRKERVEEKKAVLAEALKLPEATFNKLAQRFTDAYWIAEPDDIIVQNAQLVLEAGDTDLTIFADVYPERGATMVTVYAADHPGLFYRIAGGIHVSGGNIIDARIHTTRDGMALDNFLVQDPHGKAFSEKAQLERIKQAVEDALANRAKLSTKLEARPLAHSRAEAFQITPFALVDNEASNRFTVIEVNAQDRPALLNELAYALFESKVTVHSAHIATYGERAVDTFYITDLLGSKITSKQRLNGLQKRLTNAAARKDDKKTV, via the coding sequence ATGAATATACGCGCTGATATTCCGGCGGCGCCGGCAGATCCGGCCAAACGGATCGTCCGGCAGCGGGATATCATCAACCGCCGGGAGCTGGCGGAAGAGGTCGACGCGCTGATTGCCGAACATGGCATGCCCAAGGCCCGGCAGAAGATCCTGCCGGTCCTGCAGGAAGCGCTGGCATCCGGGCGTGCGGAAATCAGCGAGCGGCTGTTGAAGAAACCCTCGGCCGGGCACGAAATGGCGGCGGCGCAATCCTTTCTGGTCGACCAGCTGGTTCGCCTGATCCACGATATCGCGGTCTATCATCAATATCCGGTGAGCAACCCGTCGTCGGGGGAGCGGATCGCGGTGATGGCGGTCGGTGGCTATGGGCGCGGTGAAATGGCACCGCACAGCGATGTCGATATCGCTTTCCTGACCCCGCACAAGACCAATAGCTGGACCGAGCAGGCCGTCGAGGCGATGCTCTACTGGCTCTGGGACCTCGGTTTCAAGGTCGGGCAGAGCAGCCGCTCGATTGACGAAATGGTGCGCATGGCGAAAGAGGATCTGTCGATCCGGACCGCCTTGCTGGAGGGGCGCTATATCTGGGGCGATACCGGCGTTTATGAAGAAGCCAAACAGCGCTTTTTCAGCGATGTTGTCGCTGGCACCGACAGTGTTTTCGTATCCGAAAAACTGGCCGAACGCGATGCCCGGCACGTGAAGATGGGTGACAGCCGCTACGTCGTCGAACCCAATGTCAAGGAAGGCAAGGGCGGCTTGCGCGACCTGCAGACGCTGTACTGGATCGGCAAATATATCCACCGGGTAACTTCCGCCGAACAGCTGGTCGATGTCGGCCTGCTCACCGCTGACGAATTCAAGCGCTTTCGCAAGGCCGCCAATTTCCTCTGGGCGGTGCGCTGCCACATGCATGACATTACAGGTCGGGCGGAAGACCGTCTGACCTTTGACCTGCAACCCGAAGTGGCACGCCGAATGCGCTTTGCCGACCGGCCCGGCAAATCGTCGGTCGAGCGGTTCATGCAATATTATTTCCTGAACGCGAAAGTCGTCGGCAATCTGACCGGTGTTTTCCTCGCTCATCTTGATGAAACCCACAATGCCGGGGTGCGCCGTTTCCTGCCTTCGCTGACTCGCAAACCAAAGAAACTCAAGGGTTTCGTGCTCGATCGCGGCCGTCTGGCCTTGCCCCGTGACGAATTTTTCGAGGAAGATCCGCTGCGGCTGCTGGAGATTTTCTGGCTCGCCGACAAATATGAACTGGAAGTGCATCCCATGGCGATGCGGGCTGCGCGCCGGGACGCCAAGCTGATCGACAATAAGGTCCGCAAAAACGCGCGGGCCAACAAGCTGTTTCTGGACGTGCTCTGCTCGCCGCGCGATCCCGAACTGGTGTTGCGCTGGATGAACGAAGCCGCCATCTTCGGCCGCTTCATCCCCGACTTTGGCCGGGTTGTGGCGCAAATGCAGTTCGATATGTACCACCATTATACGGTCGACGAGCATACAATCCGGGCTATCGGCCTGCTCGCCAAGATCGGACGGGGCGACCTTGCGGACGATCATCCGAACAGCACCGCGACGATGGAGAAGCTCCAGAACCGGCGAGTGATATTCGTCGCGACCCTGTTGCACGATATCGCCAAAGGACGCGGTGGTGACCACAGCGTGCTGGGTGCGGAAGTGGCGATGAAACTCTGTCCGCGGCTGGGTCTCAAGCCGCATGAAACCGAACTGGTTGCCTGGCTGGTCCGCAATCATCTGCTGATGTCGGCGGTCGCCTTCAAGCGGGACCTTTCGGATTTCAAGACCATCCAGGATTTTGCCAGCCAGGTGAAGAGCGTCGAACGGCTGCGCCAGCTCACCGTATTGACCGTTGTCGACATTCGCGCGGTGGGACCTGGCGTGTGGAACAGCTGGAAACGGCAGTTGCTGACCGATCTGTTCGAAGCCGCGCAGGAAATGTTGCTGCTTGGCCACAAACAGCGCGGCCGCAAGGAGCGGGTCGAGGAGAAAAAGGCGGTACTGGCCGAGGCGCTGAAACTGCCGGAAGCCACATTCAACAAGCTGGCCCAGCGATTTACCGATGCCTACTGGATCGCCGAGCCGGATGATATCATTGTCCAGAATGCCCAGCTGGTTCTCGAGGCGGGGGATACGGATCTGACAATTTTCGCGGATGTCTATCCCGAACGGGGCGCGACGATGGTCACCGTCTATGCCGCTGACCATCCCGGACTATTCTACCGGATAGCCGGCGGTATTCATGTCTCGGGCGGCAATATCATCGACGCACGCATCCACACCACCCGCGACGGCATGGCGCTGGACAATTTTCTGGTGCAGGATCCCCACGGAAAGGCCTTTTCGGAAAAGGCGCAGCTGGAGCGGATCAAGCAGGCGGTGGAGGATGCCCTGGCCAATCGGGCCAAGCTTTCCACCAAGCTGGAAGCGCGTCCACTGGCCCATTCCCGGGCAGAAGCTTTCCAGATCACGCCTTTCGCGCTGGTCGATAACGAGGCGTCCAACCGGTTTACCGTCATCGAGGTCAATGCCCAGGATCGCCCGGCCTTGCTCAACGAACTGGCCTATGCGCTGTTCGAATCAAAGGTCACCGTGCACAGCGCGCATATCGCCACCTATGGCGAGCGGGCGGTGGACACTTTTTATATCACCGACCTGCTCGGCAGCAAGATCACCAGTAAGCAGCGGCTGAACGGATTGCAGAAACGGTTGACCAATGCGGCAGCGCGCAAGGATGACAAGAAGACGGTCTAG
- a CDS encoding NADP-dependent malic enzyme, with translation MADQNDNDLEFSEREALLFHSHGRPGKIEIIASKPMATQRDLSLAYSPGVAVPVRAIAEDPSKAYDYTAKGNLVAVISNGTAILGLGNLGALASKPVMEGKAVLFKRFADVDSIDLELDTEDADAFINAVQLMEPSFGGINLEDIAAPDCFIIEQTLRDRMNIPVFHDDQHGTAIIAAAGIINACLLTDRKVEDIKVVVNGAGAAAIACASLIKSLGVPHDNLTMCDRTGVIYRGRDDVDQWKSAHAIDTEARTLTDALAGADCFLGLSAAGALKPEMVKDMAPQPIIFAMANPDPEITPPDAKAARPDAIIATGRSDYPNQVNNVIGFPFIFRGALDVRATRINEEMKVAAAHAIAELAREQVPEEVAAAYGGKAPSFGVDYIIPAPFDPRLMDVVSAAVAKAAMDSGVAQKPIEDLDAYRQSLKARLNPTTSVLTQAYEACRMSPKRVIFAEAEEAVVLRAAIQFRDGGYGTPVLVGREDRVRQQLAELGVSDPDSFEVHNSRNSPLVPDMVSMLYDRLHRRGFMERDIKRMVNQDRNIFGSALLAMDQGDAMITGVTRPYSQTFRDVAKVIDVEKGRTALGIHVMVGQHHTVFMADTTVNERPTAHELADIAEQTAAVARQMGHEPRVAFLSYSTFGNPEGRWLENLREAVALLDQRRVPFEYEGEMAPDVALNPKLMSNYPFSRLSQPANVLVMPGLQSANLSAKLLRELGGDSVIGPMLVGLEKSVQIATMASTASELVTLAVLAASGIAK, from the coding sequence TTGGCTGACCAGAACGACAATGATCTAGAATTTTCCGAACGGGAAGCTCTGCTTTTTCACTCCCATGGTCGTCCAGGGAAAATCGAGATTATTGCCTCCAAGCCGATGGCGACCCAGCGCGATCTCAGCCTCGCCTATTCGCCAGGCGTCGCCGTTCCGGTTCGCGCAATCGCCGAAGATCCGTCGAAAGCCTATGACTATACCGCCAAGGGCAATCTGGTCGCGGTGATCTCCAACGGCACCGCGATTCTCGGTCTCGGCAATCTTGGCGCCCTTGCGTCCAAGCCGGTGATGGAAGGCAAGGCGGTATTGTTCAAGCGTTTCGCCGATGTCGATTCGATCGATCTGGAACTCGACACCGAGGACGCAGACGCATTCATCAACGCCGTCCAGCTGATGGAACCGAGCTTTGGCGGTATCAATCTGGAGGATATTGCCGCGCCCGACTGTTTCATCATCGAACAGACATTACGCGACCGGATGAATATTCCGGTCTTCCATGATGACCAGCATGGCACAGCGATTATCGCCGCCGCCGGGATCATTAACGCCTGCCTGCTCACCGACCGCAAGGTCGAGGATATCAAGGTCGTGGTCAACGGAGCGGGTGCCGCTGCCATAGCCTGCGCGTCGCTGATCAAGAGCCTCGGCGTGCCTCACGACAATCTGACCATGTGTGACCGGACCGGCGTCATCTATCGCGGCCGCGACGATGTCGACCAGTGGAAATCGGCCCATGCGATAGACACCGAGGCACGGACGTTGACCGATGCGCTTGCCGGTGCCGACTGTTTCCTCGGCCTGTCCGCCGCCGGCGCGCTGAAGCCGGAAATGGTCAAGGACATGGCCCCGCAGCCGATCATCTTTGCCATGGCCAATCCCGATCCGGAAATCACCCCGCCCGACGCCAAGGCGGCGCGCCCCGACGCGATCATTGCGACCGGACGATCCGACTATCCCAACCAGGTTAACAATGTCATCGGATTCCCCTTCATTTTCCGCGGAGCGCTGGATGTCCGGGCCACCCGGATCAATGAAGAGATGAAGGTCGCGGCAGCCCACGCCATTGCCGAGCTGGCGCGCGAGCAGGTTCCGGAAGAAGTGGCCGCCGCCTATGGTGGAAAAGCGCCCAGCTTCGGTGTCGATTACATCATTCCTGCTCCCTTTGATCCGCGGCTGATGGACGTGGTATCCGCTGCTGTCGCCAAGGCCGCCATGGATAGCGGCGTGGCCCAGAAGCCGATCGAGGACCTCGACGCCTACCGGCAGAGCCTAAAGGCACGACTCAATCCGACCACCTCGGTGCTCACGCAGGCCTATGAAGCCTGTCGCATGTCTCCGAAACGCGTCATATTTGCCGAGGCGGAAGAAGCCGTCGTGTTGCGGGCAGCGATCCAGTTCCGCGATGGCGGCTATGGTACGCCGGTTCTGGTCGGACGCGAAGATCGCGTTCGCCAGCAGCTTGCCGAACTGGGCGTCAGCGATCCGGACAGCTTCGAGGTTCACAACAGCCGCAACAGTCCGCTGGTCCCCGACATGGTCTCCATGCTCTATGACCGTCTCCACCGTCGCGGCTTTATGGAGCGCGACATCAAGCGCATGGTCAATCAGGACCGCAATATCTTTGGCTCCGCACTGCTCGCCATGGATCAGGGCGATGCGATGATTACCGGCGTGACCCGGCCCTATTCGCAGACCTTCCGCGACGTTGCCAAGGTGATCGACGTAGAGAAGGGCCGGACGGCCCTGGGCATCCATGTCATGGTCGGTCAGCATCACACGGTGTTCATGGCCGATACGACGGTCAACGAGCGGCCGACGGCGCATGAGCTGGCTGATATCGCCGAGCAGACGGCTGCTGTGGCCCGGCAAATGGGGCACGAGCCGCGGGTTGCCTTCCTCAGCTATTCGACCTTCGGCAATCCCGAAGGCCGCTGGCTGGAAAATCTGCGGGAAGCCGTGGCGCTGCTCGACCAGCGTCGCGTCCCGTTTGAATATGAAGGCGAGATGGCGCCGGACGTTGCCCTCAACCCGAAGCTGATGAGCAATTACCCGTTCAGCCGCCTGTCCCAGCCAGCCAATGTTCTGGTCATGCCGGGCCTGCAATCGGCCAATCTTTCGGCGAAACTGCTGCGCGAACTGGGCGGCGATTCGGTCATCGGGCCGATGCTCGTCGGTCTGGAAAAGTCGGTCCAGATCGCCACCATGGCATCCACGGCATCGGAACTGGTGACGCTCGCGGTTCTCGCCGCCAGCGGCATCGCCAAATAG
- a CDS encoding outer membrane protein assembly factor BamE: MSLMAGNIKKYSLWLGLVAGTMTIAGCTQVRGHQGYIADEVLMSAVQAGVDNRQSVEASLGRPTFTGQFDDNTWYYLSRDTRQYGFNNPRPREQQVMRVIFDADGNVASVDRTGLELVASISPDGDKTPTLGRERSFFEELFGNIGAVGAPGAQGASNDPTRP, encoded by the coding sequence ATGAGTTTGATGGCCGGCAATATCAAAAAATACAGTCTGTGGCTTGGGCTAGTGGCCGGCACGATGACGATCGCCGGTTGCACGCAGGTGCGGGGCCATCAGGGCTATATCGCCGACGAGGTGCTGATGTCTGCCGTCCAGGCAGGCGTCGACAATCGCCAGTCGGTGGAAGCTTCGCTCGGCCGGCCGACCTTTACCGGCCAGTTTGACGATAATACCTGGTATTATCTGTCCCGCGACACCCGCCAATATGGTTTCAACAACCCGCGCCCGCGTGAACAGCAGGTGATGCGCGTGATTTTCGACGCCGACGGCAATGTCGCCTCGGTCGATCGCACCGGTCTGGAGCTGGTTGCAAGCATCAGCCCGGATGGCGACAAGACGCCGACGCTGGGCCGCGAACGCTCCTTCTTCGAGGAATTGTTCGGCAATATCGGCGCGGTGGGCGCCCCTGGTGCGCAAGGCGCAAGCAACGATCCCACCCGGCCTTAG
- the mutS gene encoding DNA mismatch repair protein MutS, translated as MMEQYFALKEKAGDCLLFYRMGDFFELFYEDAKLAAAALDIALTSRGKNAGDSIPMCGVPVHSAEGYLAKLIRSGFKVAIAEQTETPAEAKARGGYKALVARDIIRYVTAGTLTEDNLLDARSDNMLVALAEIQGEIGLAAADISTGNFELATVSDDALDGELARIAPSEIICPPSLLPRLHKATGWDRDNFDSGRAEKRLREHFGVATLDGMGEFSRAELATAAGLVAYVNHVSQGHTPYLHPPRRRETREFLSIDGPTRASLEIDRTLAGGREGSLLHSIDRTVTPAGARLLARDLSAPLFAEQPINRRLGLVQWFHDGSAIRDDVRTGLKALPDIGRALGRVSAGRGSPRDLGQIRDGLAGARLLRERLAQLAGLPELLDHILPALDGHAALVDLLEQALVETPPTDMTNGGYIATGFDPALDELRSAGSDGRQAIATLEARYRETTGINTLKIKHNAVLGYFIEVPARHGDSLMAENSGFTHRQTLAGVVRFNSTDLHEEAVRVSQAGVHALAAEAAHFEGLVEKVLARKQEIGESADALARIDVAAALAERAAEGQWCRPEFVDGNILDIQAGRHPVVEAALSAKGDPFVANDCCLAQDERLWLVSGPNMGGKSTFLRQNALIVILAQAGGYVPAASARLSLVDRLFSRVGASDNLAQGRSTFMVEMVETAAILSQATENSFVILDEVGRGTSTYDGLALAWAVVEAVHETNRCRCLFATHYHELTRLADRLDALSLHHVRAREWKGDLVLLHELANGPADRSYGLAVAKLAGIPKPVLNRAKAVLDKLEAGKAETGGLAAGLGDLPLFAASLADVEEKSDGLREALGALDVDALSPREALDQLYALKAQLEQE; from the coding sequence ATGATGGAGCAATATTTCGCGCTCAAGGAAAAGGCCGGCGATTGCCTGCTATTCTACCGGATGGGCGACTTTTTCGAGCTCTTCTACGAGGATGCCAAGCTGGCTGCGGCGGCGCTCGATATAGCGCTGACCTCGCGCGGCAAAAATGCCGGGGATTCAATACCGATGTGCGGTGTGCCGGTTCATTCGGCGGAAGGCTATCTGGCGAAGCTCATCCGTTCCGGTTTCAAGGTGGCAATTGCCGAGCAGACGGAAACCCCGGCCGAGGCCAAGGCACGCGGCGGCTACAAGGCTTTGGTAGCGCGGGACATCATCCGCTATGTGACTGCAGGCACCCTGACCGAAGACAATCTGCTCGACGCGCGCAGTGACAATATGCTGGTCGCGCTGGCCGAGATACAGGGCGAGATCGGACTGGCCGCGGCGGATATTTCGACCGGTAATTTCGAGCTGGCAACGGTATCCGACGACGCGCTGGATGGGGAGCTTGCCCGGATTGCGCCATCGGAAATCATCTGTCCACCGTCGCTGCTGCCCCGGCTGCACAAGGCGACCGGCTGGGACAGGGACAATTTCGACAGCGGCCGGGCCGAAAAGCGGCTACGTGAACATTTCGGCGTAGCGACGCTCGACGGCATGGGTGAATTTTCGCGGGCCGAGCTGGCCACCGCCGCTGGTCTCGTCGCCTATGTGAACCATGTATCCCAGGGCCATACTCCTTATCTCCACCCTCCCAGAAGGCGGGAGACACGCGAGTTTCTGTCGATTGACGGGCCGACCCGGGCGAGTCTGGAAATCGACCGGACGCTGGCCGGCGGACGCGAGGGCAGTCTGCTCCATTCCATCGACCGCACGGTGACACCCGCGGGGGCCCGCTTGCTGGCCCGCGATCTGTCCGCACCGCTGTTCGCCGAACAACCGATCAATCGCCGGCTCGGGCTGGTCCAGTGGTTCCATGACGGATCGGCGATCCGTGACGATGTCCGTACCGGTCTGAAGGCTTTGCCCGATATCGGCCGGGCGCTGGGCCGCGTTTCGGCGGGGCGGGGCAGTCCGCGCGATCTCGGGCAGATTCGCGATGGACTGGCAGGCGCGCGGCTGTTGCGCGAACGCTTGGCACAATTGGCGGGCCTGCCCGAACTGCTTGACCATATCCTGCCCGCGCTCGACGGCCATGCCGCGCTGGTCGATCTGCTCGAGCAGGCGCTGGTCGAAACGCCGCCCACCGATATGACCAACGGCGGCTATATCGCCACAGGCTTTGATCCTGCGCTCGACGAGTTGCGCAGCGCCGGTTCCGACGGCCGTCAGGCCATTGCCACGCTGGAAGCGCGCTATCGCGAGACAACCGGGATCAATACGCTCAAGATCAAGCATAATGCGGTGCTCGGCTATTTCATCGAAGTGCCCGCCCGACATGGTGACAGCCTGATGGCTGAAAATTCCGGCTTCACCCATCGTCAGACACTCGCCGGGGTGGTGCGGTTCAACTCGACCGACCTGCACGAAGAAGCGGTGCGGGTATCGCAGGCCGGAGTCCATGCGCTGGCTGCCGAGGCGGCCCATTTCGAGGGACTGGTCGAAAAGGTGCTCGCTCGCAAACAGGAAATCGGTGAAAGCGCCGACGCGCTGGCCCGGATCGATGTCGCGGCGGCGCTGGCCGAGCGGGCTGCCGAAGGTCAGTGGTGCCGTCCCGAATTTGTCGACGGCAATATACTCGATATTCAGGCTGGTCGGCATCCGGTGGTCGAAGCCGCGCTCTCGGCCAAGGGCGATCCATTCGTCGCCAATGATTGCTGTCTGGCACAGGACGAGCGCCTGTGGCTGGTGTCCGGTCCGAATATGGGCGGTAAATCGACCTTCCTGCGGCAAAATGCGCTGATTGTGATTTTGGCGCAAGCCGGTGGCTATGTGCCGGCAGCCTCGGCGAGGCTCAGTCTGGTCGACCGCCTGTTCAGCCGCGTCGGCGCATCGGACAATCTGGCCCAGGGCCGCTCGACCTTCATGGTCGAGATGGTTGAAACCGCGGCGATCCTGTCACAGGCAACCGAGAATAGTTTCGTCATTCTCGACGAAGTGGGCAGGGGCACATCGACCTATGACGGTCTGGCTTTGGCCTGGGCGGTGGTCGAGGCGGTGCACGAGACCAATCGCTGCCGCTGCCTTTTCGCCACCCATTATCACGAACTGACCCGGCTGGCGGACCGGCTCGACGCGCTGTCGCTCCACCATGTGCGGGCGCGCGAATGGAAGGGTGATCTGGTGCTGCTGCACGAACTGGCCAACGGACCTGCGGATCGCAGTTATGGTCTGGCAGTGGCCAAGCTCGCGGGCATCCCCAAGCCGGTCCTCAACCGCGCCAAGGCGGTGCTCGACAAGCTGGAAGCCGGCAAGGCGGAAACCGGTGGACTGGCAGCAGGGCTTGGTGATTTGCCGCTTTTCGCTGCAAGCCTTGCGGACGTGGAGGAGAAATCCGACGGTTTGCGGGAGGCGCTGGGCGCGCTCGACGTAGATGCGCTCTCCCCGCGCGAGGCGCTGGACCAGCTCTACGCCCTCAAGGCGCAGCTCGAGCAGGAGTGA
- a CDS encoding YggT family protein: MAFALLQIISILLNVAITVIIVQAIMSWLLAFNVINLQNDIARAIWTTLDALTAPIYRPIRRIMPDFGAIDLTPMVVIIGIIILQDAILPPIAQALLS; the protein is encoded by the coding sequence ATGGCATTCGCACTACTTCAAATTATTTCCATCCTGCTCAACGTGGCGATCACCGTCATCATCGTGCAGGCGATCATGAGCTGGCTGCTCGCGTTCAATGTGATCAATCTGCAAAATGATATCGCCCGCGCGATCTGGACCACGCTCGATGCGCTGACTGCACCCATCTACCGCCCGATCCGCAGAATAATGCCGGATTTCGGAGCCATTGATCTGACCCCGATGGTGGTGATCATCGGCATTATCATCCTGCAGGATGCCATCCTGCCACCGATAGCCCAGGCGCTCCTGAGTTGA
- a CDS encoding ubiquinol-cytochrome C chaperone family protein, which produces MSFFSKIFTRDNPNAKMQPLYNAIVGEGRQLAWYEEGQVPDTIDGRFDMIAAIFSLVLVRLEKDEARGQDIAWLTEIFISDMEGQLRQIGIGDMVVGKHVGRMMGALGGRVGAYRDALEKDADLRDAIIRNMFRGEKPGDRALDFLASRLAAYHAALGQCSTDTIIAGQLPASGAPA; this is translated from the coding sequence ATGTCCTTTTTCAGCAAGATTTTTACCCGTGATAACCCGAACGCAAAGATGCAGCCATTATATAATGCGATTGTCGGCGAGGGGCGGCAACTGGCCTGGTATGAAGAGGGCCAGGTGCCCGACACTATCGACGGCCGGTTCGACATGATTGCGGCGATATTCTCGCTGGTGCTGGTCCGTCTGGAAAAGGACGAGGCACGCGGTCAGGACATTGCCTGGCTGACGGAAATTTTCATCAGCGACATGGAAGGCCAATTGCGCCAGATCGGCATCGGCGACATGGTCGTGGGCAAGCATGTCGGTCGCATGATGGGCGCGCTTGGAGGCCGGGTTGGCGCCTATCGTGACGCGCTGGAAAAGGACGCGGATCTCAGGGACGCGATCATCCGCAATATGTTCCGTGGTGAAAAACCCGGTGATCGGGCACTGGATTTTCTCGCCAGCCGGCTGGCGGCCTATCACGCCGCGCTGGGTCAATGCAGCACCGACACCATCATCGCCGGACAATTGCCGGCCAGCGGAGCGCCCGCATGA
- the argB gene encoding acetylglutamate kinase has product MTDHAPDPAMLAKAETLTDALPYLQRYAGKTFVVKYGGHAMGDATLARNFAQDIVLLKAVGINPVVVHGGGPQIGAMLARVGVESEFVDGLRVTTKETAEIAEMVLSGAINKELVSWIGQAGGSAIGISGKDGGFVKASKLRRTNRDPDSNIERIIDLGYVGEPRRVDRSVVDKISAAGMIPVIAPIGVGDDGATYNINADTMAGAVASALRAARLFLLTDVPGVLDKEGELLTDLDPQKIQALVDEGTISGGMIPKLETCVNAVQGGVDAAVVLDGRIPHAMLLEIFTSKGAGTLVKDGFLPVE; this is encoded by the coding sequence ATGACCGATCACGCACCCGATCCCGCCATGCTTGCCAAAGCGGAAACGCTCACCGATGCCTTGCCCTATCTGCAGCGCTATGCGGGCAAGACCTTTGTCGTTAAATATGGTGGCCATGCCATGGGCGATGCCACGCTCGCGCGCAATTTTGCTCAGGATATCGTGCTGCTCAAGGCGGTCGGAATCAATCCGGTGGTCGTCCACGGTGGCGGTCCGCAGATCGGTGCGATGCTGGCGCGGGTCGGTGTCGAGAGCGAATTTGTCGACGGCCTTCGCGTCACCACCAAGGAAACCGCGGAAATCGCCGAAATGGTACTCTCCGGCGCGATCAACAAGGAACTGGTCAGCTGGATCGGACAGGCCGGCGGCAGCGCCATCGGCATTTCCGGCAAGGATGGCGGCTTTGTCAAGGCGTCCAAGCTGCGACGCACCAATCGCGATCCGGACAGCAATATCGAACGGATCATCGATCTCGGCTATGTCGGCGAGCCCAGAAGAGTGGATCGCAGCGTCGTCGACAAGATTTCCGCGGCCGGGATGATCCCGGTCATCGCGCCGATCGGTGTGGGTGACGATGGTGCAACCTATAATATCAACGCCGACACCATGGCCGGAGCGGTCGCCTCGGCCCTGCGCGCGGCGCGCCTGTTCCTGCTCACCGATGTCCCCGGCGTGCTCGACAAAGAAGGGGAGTTGCTGACCGATCTCGACCCGCAAAAAATCCAGGCGCTGGTCGACGAAGGCACGATTTCCGGCGGGATGATTCCGAAGCTGGAAACCTGCGTCAACGCGGTGCAGGGCGGGGTCGATGCTGCCGTCGTACTCGATGGTCGTATTCCACACGCGATGCTGCTCGAAATCTTCACCAGCAAGGGCGCGGGTACGCTGGTCAAGGACGGTTTTCTGCCGGTTGAATAA
- a CDS encoding YceD family protein, with product MIDKPEFSHIVRLSEIGSVARTGTLSASAEERGQLAQRFDLPKINTLEASYRLEAGDNRIGFTGRLESDLQQRCAITGESFQVRLREDFDIAFVPELEIGSADEEIELTEDDCDIIEYENGQLDLGEAIAQTLYLALDPFPRGPNADAVAQEVLKSEEEAGPFGALAALKDKLP from the coding sequence ATGATCGACAAGCCGGAATTTTCCCATATCGTCAGACTGTCGGAAATCGGCTCCGTGGCACGCACCGGAACTCTCAGCGCGAGCGCGGAAGAACGTGGCCAGCTGGCGCAGCGCTTTGACCTGCCAAAAATCAACACGCTGGAGGCCAGCTATCGCCTCGAGGCCGGCGACAATCGCATCGGCTTTACCGGACGGCTGGAATCGGACCTGCAGCAGCGCTGCGCAATCACCGGGGAAAGCTTTCAGGTAAGGCTTCGCGAAGATTTCGATATTGCCTTTGTCCCGGAACTGGAAATCGGCAGCGCGGACGAAGAGATCGAACTGACCGAAGACGATTGCGACATTATCGAATATGAAAACGGCCAACTCGATCTCGGTGAAGCCATTGCCCAGACACTCTATCTCGCGCTCGATCCCTTTCCGCGCGGCCCCAATGCCGACGCAGTTGCGCAGGAAGTTCTCAAATCGGAAGAAGAAGCCGGTCCCTTTGGTGCGCTCGCCGCGCTGAAGGACAAACTGCCCTAG